A single genomic interval of Musa acuminata AAA Group cultivar baxijiao chromosome BXJ3-4, Cavendish_Baxijiao_AAA, whole genome shotgun sequence harbors:
- the LOC135635160 gene encoding monoterpene synthase 8, chloroplastic-like: protein MAFCASAPSFCSLIGAHRWTSPSKASPRPCFRPHIRCAAQTPPRRSANYQPSSWSDEYIQSLRNDTKVEEDNATRMGKLTEDVKQLIYMKKGMEEQLQLIDHLQQLGVAYHFKEDIKDALGTIYGSVEKVNMLLKDNLHATALMFRLLREHGFGVSEGVFYRFMDEKGNLKASLRHQTEGLVSLYEASHLAKEGEHVLEEATNFTTKQLKSLMEGSLEPHLREHVAHALELPLNWRMPRLQTRWFIEASQREAKMNPVLLELAKLDFNRVQIIYQRELREVSRWWNNLGLAQRLPFSRDRLVENYFWTVGWVFEPQFGRCRELHTKANCFIVTLDDVYDIYGTMDELELFTDAVDRWDVNAMDKLPEYMRICFLALFNTTNDIAYNVQKEKGLDIIPHLKKAWADLLKTFTVEARWYHQGYTPNLGEYLENALVSVSVPLILTLAYCTSDDLTQEALDDFQSFPEFARWPSMIFRLCDDLGTSTDELERGDVSKSIQCYMHETGVSEDAARRHIRGLIKGNWRAINGDRSFTSRFEENLKMMAINIPRMAQCMYQYGDGLGKPGQVTNDRIRSLLIEPIPL, encoded by the exons ATGGCTTTCTGCGCTTCTGCTCCGTCCTTCTGCAGTCTCATCGGTGCCCATCGGTGGACGTCGCCGTCCAAGGCTTCACCACGTCCATGCTTCCGACCACATATCCGGTGTGCTGCGCagactcctcctcggcgatcggctAATTACCAGCCAAGCTCGTGGAGTGACGAATACATCCAATCGCTAAGAAATGACACCAAG GTGGAGGAGGATAACGCAACAAGGATGGGAAAACTGACAGAGGACGTGAAACAACTGATCTACATGAAGAAGGGAATGGAGGAGCAGCTTCAACTGATCGATCACCTGCAGCAGCTTGGGGTGGCGTATCACTTTAAGGAGGATATTAAGGATGCTTTAGGGACTATATACGGTTCCGTGGAAAAGGTGAACATGTTGCTGAAGGATAATCTTCATGCCACGGCTCTTATGTTCAGGCTTCTCAGAGAACATGGGTTTGGTGTTTCTGAAG GTGTATTCTACCGATTTATGGATGAAAAGGGAAACTTGAAAGCCAGCCTTCGCCACCAGACTGAAGGATTGGTGAGCTTGTACGAGGCTTCCCATCTTGCAAAGGAAGGAGAGCACGTGCTGGAAGAAGCTACGAACTTCACAACTAAACAACTCAAGAGCCTCATGGAGGGATCACTTGAGCCTCATCTCAGGGAGCACGTAGCCCATGCATTGGAGCTTCCATTGAACTGGAGGATGCCGAGGTTACAGACCAGGTGGTTCATAGAAGCATCACAAAGGGAAGCGAAGATGAACCCTGTCCTACTTGAATTGGCTAAGTTGGACTTCAATAGGGTTCAGATCATATATCAGAGGGAACTCAGAGAAGTGTCGAG GTGGTGGAACAATCTTGGCCTGGCGCAGAGGCTTCCATTTTCAAGGGACAGATTGGTGGAGAACTATTTCTGGACTGTTGGCTGGGTTTTTGAGCCACAGTTTGGTAGATGCAGGGAGTTGCACACGAAGGCAAACTGCTTTATAGTAACATTAGATGATGTGTATGATATTTACGGCACCATGGATGAGCTCGAGCTCTTCACGGATGCTGTCGATAG ATGGGATGTTAATGCAATGGACAAACTTCCAGAGTATATGAGGATATGTTTTCTAGCCCTCTTCAACACTACAAATGACATCGCATACAATGTTCAGAAAGAGAAGGGTCTAGACATAATTCCACACCTAAAAAAAGCA TGGGCAGATCTATTGAAGACATTCACGGTGGAAGcgaggtggtaccaccaaggcTACACACCCAATCTTGGAGAGTACTTGGAGAACGCACTGGTATCGGTATCAGTTCCCCTAATACTGACTCTTGCTTATTGCACCAGTGACGATTTAACTCAGGAGGCCTTGGATGATTTCCAAAGCTTCCCTGAGTTTGCAAGATGGCCGTCCATGATTTTTCGACTTTGTGATGATTTGGGTACTTCCACG GACGAGCTTGAAAGAGGCGATGTATCCAAATCTATCCAGTGCTACATGCATGAGACCGGTGTGTCGGAGGACGCGGCTCGTAGGCATATCAGGGGATTAATCAAGGGGAATTGGAGAGCAATAAACGGAGATCGAAGTTTCACTTCGCGTTTTGAGGAAAACCTGAAAATGATGGCCATCAATATCCCTCGAATGGCCCAATGCATGTACCAGTACGGAGACGGACTCGGTAAACCCGGCCAAGTAACGAACGACCGCATCAGGTCTTTATTAATTGAACCTATACCGCTGTAA
- the LOC103981594 gene encoding uncharacterized protein LOC103981594 isoform X4, with translation MVAIVATIPEDIIHLEILPWLTNKALFRFKSVNKKWHHLINHDPTFAHQRSRHCGSPGFVWICDHNIDFMPVNLIGQHDICEPKLSFSLPDGCSAYISGCSVYIAASANGLLLLLLTRWEEQNENEWYMYEDESTFHYVWNPVTKEGHAIPESRVQVYENIGLAFEPSTTSTRYRLIKLVEDNELEFTEIEFKIYSSDIGKWIISDQKLVIKDEYNRYRWNVLYARGIIYWNYFPYIIWFDLDKNISGSMMSPIEYEDIPIYYDDVYCQCIGVTDEEILTSTLFMKNNSIFIWMISKDGEWVKRYHVLDFLNIRDIDSFSLLPFCGGDKVFMDLTLFSMGRKAMLCCHDMKTGETVMIDMLKQNRLWSPCQYVVLNYNNMVEIGSLKY, from the coding sequence ATGGTCGCTATAGTGGCAACGATACCCGAAGAcatcattcatttggaaattctCCCATGGCTTACCAATAAGGCTCTCTTCAGGTTCAAGTCCGTCAATAAGAAATGGCATCATCTCATCAACCATGATCCTACATTCGCACACCAACGCTCACGCCATTGTGGGTCGCCTGGCTTTGTGTGGATATGTGATCACAATATTGACTTCATGCCCGTCAACCTTATTGGGCAACATGACATTTGTGAACCTAAGTTGTCTTTCTCCCTTCCTGATGGATGTTCCGCGTATATTTCTGGATGTTCCGTGTATATTGCTGCCTCTGCCAATGGCCTCCTCTTGTTATTGTTGACAAGATGGGAGGAACAAAACGAAAACGAATGGTACATGTATGAAGATGAGAGCACCTTCCATTATGTGTGGAATCCAGTGACAAAAGAGGGTCATGCCATCCCTGAAAGTCGAGTTCAAGTTTATGAGAATATTGGCCTGGCCTTTGAACCATCAACTACTTCGACCCGTTATAGACTAATAAAACTAGTAGAAGACAATGAACTAGAATTTACTGAGATTGAGTTCAAGATATACTCTTCGGACATAGGGAAATGGATAATTTCTGATCAGAAGCTTGTTATCAAAGATGAGTACAATAGGTATCGGTGGAATGTGTTGTACGCTAGAGGCATCATATATTGGAACTATTTTCCCTACATAATATGGTTTGaccttgataaaaatatctcaGGCAGTATGATGTCGCCAATAGAATATGAAGACATTCCAATATATTATGATGATGTTTATTGTCAATGTATCGGGGTAACTGATGAAGAGATTTTGACAAGCACtctatttatgaaaaataattcaaTTTTCATATGGATGATTAGTAAGGATGGAGAATGGGTTAAGAGGTACCATGTTTTAGATTTTTTGAACATTAGGGACATTGACTCTTTTTCACTTCTGCCATTCTGTGGGGGTGACAAGGTATTCATGGACCTGACATTATTTTCTATGGGGAGGAAGGCAATGTTGTGTTGTCACGACATGAAGACAGGAGAGACTGTGATGATCGATATGTTGAAGCAGAATCGACTATGGTCACCTTGTCAGTATGTAGTGTTAAATTACAATAATATGGTCGAGATAGGTAGCTTAAAATACTAA
- the LOC103981594 gene encoding uncharacterized protein LOC103981594 isoform X3, whose amino-acid sequence MPRVKRNMVAIVATIPEDIIHLEILPWLTNKALFRFKSVNKKWHHLINHDPTFAHQRSRHCGSPGFVWICDHNIDFMPVNLIGQHDICEPKLSFSLPDGCSAYISGCSVYIAASANGLLLLLLTRWEEQNENEWYMYEDESTFHYVWNPVTKEGHAIPESRVQVYENIGLAFEPSTTSTRYRLIKLVEDNELEFTEIEFKIYSSDIGKWIISDQKLVIKDEYNRYRWNVLYARGIIYWNYFPYIIWFDLDKNISGSMMSPIEYEDIPIYYDDVYCQCIGVTDEEILTSTLFMKNNSIFIWMISKDGEWVKRYHVLDFLNIRDIDSFSLLPFCGGDKVFMDLTLFSMGRKAMLCCHDMKTGETVMIDMLKQNRLWSPCQYVVLNYNNMVEIGSLKY is encoded by the exons ATGCCTAGAGTGAAG AGAAACATGGTCGCTATAGTGGCAACGATACCCGAAGAcatcattcatttggaaattctCCCATGGCTTACCAATAAGGCTCTCTTCAGGTTCAAGTCCGTCAATAAGAAATGGCATCATCTCATCAACCATGATCCTACATTCGCACACCAACGCTCACGCCATTGTGGGTCGCCTGGCTTTGTGTGGATATGTGATCACAATATTGACTTCATGCCCGTCAACCTTATTGGGCAACATGACATTTGTGAACCTAAGTTGTCTTTCTCCCTTCCTGATGGATGTTCCGCGTATATTTCTGGATGTTCCGTGTATATTGCTGCCTCTGCCAATGGCCTCCTCTTGTTATTGTTGACAAGATGGGAGGAACAAAACGAAAACGAATGGTACATGTATGAAGATGAGAGCACCTTCCATTATGTGTGGAATCCAGTGACAAAAGAGGGTCATGCCATCCCTGAAAGTCGAGTTCAAGTTTATGAGAATATTGGCCTGGCCTTTGAACCATCAACTACTTCGACCCGTTATAGACTAATAAAACTAGTAGAAGACAATGAACTAGAATTTACTGAGATTGAGTTCAAGATATACTCTTCGGACATAGGGAAATGGATAATTTCTGATCAGAAGCTTGTTATCAAAGATGAGTACAATAGGTATCGGTGGAATGTGTTGTACGCTAGAGGCATCATATATTGGAACTATTTTCCCTACATAATATGGTTTGaccttgataaaaatatctcaGGCAGTATGATGTCGCCAATAGAATATGAAGACATTCCAATATATTATGATGATGTTTATTGTCAATGTATCGGGGTAACTGATGAAGAGATTTTGACAAGCACtctatttatgaaaaataattcaaTTTTCATATGGATGATTAGTAAGGATGGAGAATGGGTTAAGAGGTACCATGTTTTAGATTTTTTGAACATTAGGGACATTGACTCTTTTTCACTTCTGCCATTCTGTGGGGGTGACAAGGTATTCATGGACCTGACATTATTTTCTATGGGGAGGAAGGCAATGTTGTGTTGTCACGACATGAAGACAGGAGAGACTGTGATGATCGATATGTTGAAGCAGAATCGACTATGGTCACCTTGTCAGTATGTAGTGTTAAATTACAATAATATGGTCGAGATAGGTAGCTTAAAATACTAA
- the LOC103981594 gene encoding uncharacterized protein LOC103981594 isoform X2 has protein sequence MYLALQVLMVLEILSSHSYYKRNMVAIVATIPEDIIHLEILPWLTNKALFRFKSVNKKWHHLINHDPTFAHQRSRHCGSPGFVWICDHNIDFMPVNLIGQHDICEPKLSFSLPDGCSAYISGCSVYIAASANGLLLLLLTRWEEQNENEWYMYEDESTFHYVWNPVTKEGHAIPESRVQVYENIGLAFEPSTTSTRYRLIKLVEDNELEFTEIEFKIYSSDIGKWIISDQKLVIKDEYNRYRWNVLYARGIIYWNYFPYIIWFDLDKNISGSMMSPIEYEDIPIYYDDVYCQCIGVTDEEILTSTLFMKNNSIFIWMISKDGEWVKRYHVLDFLNIRDIDSFSLLPFCGGDKVFMDLTLFSMGRKAMLCCHDMKTGETVMIDMLKQNRLWSPCQYVVLNYNNMVEIGSLKY, from the exons ATGTACTTAGCACTTCAAGTGCTGATGGTGTTGGAGATATTGTCATCACATAGCTACTACAAA AGAAACATGGTCGCTATAGTGGCAACGATACCCGAAGAcatcattcatttggaaattctCCCATGGCTTACCAATAAGGCTCTCTTCAGGTTCAAGTCCGTCAATAAGAAATGGCATCATCTCATCAACCATGATCCTACATTCGCACACCAACGCTCACGCCATTGTGGGTCGCCTGGCTTTGTGTGGATATGTGATCACAATATTGACTTCATGCCCGTCAACCTTATTGGGCAACATGACATTTGTGAACCTAAGTTGTCTTTCTCCCTTCCTGATGGATGTTCCGCGTATATTTCTGGATGTTCCGTGTATATTGCTGCCTCTGCCAATGGCCTCCTCTTGTTATTGTTGACAAGATGGGAGGAACAAAACGAAAACGAATGGTACATGTATGAAGATGAGAGCACCTTCCATTATGTGTGGAATCCAGTGACAAAAGAGGGTCATGCCATCCCTGAAAGTCGAGTTCAAGTTTATGAGAATATTGGCCTGGCCTTTGAACCATCAACTACTTCGACCCGTTATAGACTAATAAAACTAGTAGAAGACAATGAACTAGAATTTACTGAGATTGAGTTCAAGATATACTCTTCGGACATAGGGAAATGGATAATTTCTGATCAGAAGCTTGTTATCAAAGATGAGTACAATAGGTATCGGTGGAATGTGTTGTACGCTAGAGGCATCATATATTGGAACTATTTTCCCTACATAATATGGTTTGaccttgataaaaatatctcaGGCAGTATGATGTCGCCAATAGAATATGAAGACATTCCAATATATTATGATGATGTTTATTGTCAATGTATCGGGGTAACTGATGAAGAGATTTTGACAAGCACtctatttatgaaaaataattcaaTTTTCATATGGATGATTAGTAAGGATGGAGAATGGGTTAAGAGGTACCATGTTTTAGATTTTTTGAACATTAGGGACATTGACTCTTTTTCACTTCTGCCATTCTGTGGGGGTGACAAGGTATTCATGGACCTGACATTATTTTCTATGGGGAGGAAGGCAATGTTGTGTTGTCACGACATGAAGACAGGAGAGACTGTGATGATCGATATGTTGAAGCAGAATCGACTATGGTCACCTTGTCAGTATGTAGTGTTAAATTACAATAATATGGTCGAGATAGGTAGCTTAAAATACTAA
- the LOC103981594 gene encoding uncharacterized protein LOC103981594 isoform X1, translating to METKGRSRGILIGWDEERLQASLRNMVAIVATIPEDIIHLEILPWLTNKALFRFKSVNKKWHHLINHDPTFAHQRSRHCGSPGFVWICDHNIDFMPVNLIGQHDICEPKLSFSLPDGCSAYISGCSVYIAASANGLLLLLLTRWEEQNENEWYMYEDESTFHYVWNPVTKEGHAIPESRVQVYENIGLAFEPSTTSTRYRLIKLVEDNELEFTEIEFKIYSSDIGKWIISDQKLVIKDEYNRYRWNVLYARGIIYWNYFPYIIWFDLDKNISGSMMSPIEYEDIPIYYDDVYCQCIGVTDEEILTSTLFMKNNSIFIWMISKDGEWVKRYHVLDFLNIRDIDSFSLLPFCGGDKVFMDLTLFSMGRKAMLCCHDMKTGETVMIDMLKQNRLWSPCQYVVLNYNNMVEIGSLKY from the coding sequence AGAAACATGGTCGCTATAGTGGCAACGATACCCGAAGAcatcattcatttggaaattctCCCATGGCTTACCAATAAGGCTCTCTTCAGGTTCAAGTCCGTCAATAAGAAATGGCATCATCTCATCAACCATGATCCTACATTCGCACACCAACGCTCACGCCATTGTGGGTCGCCTGGCTTTGTGTGGATATGTGATCACAATATTGACTTCATGCCCGTCAACCTTATTGGGCAACATGACATTTGTGAACCTAAGTTGTCTTTCTCCCTTCCTGATGGATGTTCCGCGTATATTTCTGGATGTTCCGTGTATATTGCTGCCTCTGCCAATGGCCTCCTCTTGTTATTGTTGACAAGATGGGAGGAACAAAACGAAAACGAATGGTACATGTATGAAGATGAGAGCACCTTCCATTATGTGTGGAATCCAGTGACAAAAGAGGGTCATGCCATCCCTGAAAGTCGAGTTCAAGTTTATGAGAATATTGGCCTGGCCTTTGAACCATCAACTACTTCGACCCGTTATAGACTAATAAAACTAGTAGAAGACAATGAACTAGAATTTACTGAGATTGAGTTCAAGATATACTCTTCGGACATAGGGAAATGGATAATTTCTGATCAGAAGCTTGTTATCAAAGATGAGTACAATAGGTATCGGTGGAATGTGTTGTACGCTAGAGGCATCATATATTGGAACTATTTTCCCTACATAATATGGTTTGaccttgataaaaatatctcaGGCAGTATGATGTCGCCAATAGAATATGAAGACATTCCAATATATTATGATGATGTTTATTGTCAATGTATCGGGGTAACTGATGAAGAGATTTTGACAAGCACtctatttatgaaaaataattcaaTTTTCATATGGATGATTAGTAAGGATGGAGAATGGGTTAAGAGGTACCATGTTTTAGATTTTTTGAACATTAGGGACATTGACTCTTTTTCACTTCTGCCATTCTGTGGGGGTGACAAGGTATTCATGGACCTGACATTATTTTCTATGGGGAGGAAGGCAATGTTGTGTTGTCACGACATGAAGACAGGAGAGACTGTGATGATCGATATGTTGAAGCAGAATCGACTATGGTCACCTTGTCAGTATGTAGTGTTAAATTACAATAATATGGTCGAGATAGGTAGCTTAAAATACTAA